In Metarhizium brunneum chromosome 3, complete sequence, a genomic segment contains:
- the DOT1 gene encoding Histone-lysine N-methyltransferase, H3 lysine-79 specific, with product MPLLGGKGNKFKVDPPKIRIEKVIVERAPTPSKPKPKSRPGPASAGASSSRSSPVYRPSPKPSAVRYASHSPNPSSSDEKRLDRKRKTGTVSSTTRSPASERITFDKDSDAEDDGWMNLDTRKRQRRGNSEDKHLDSNRKLRHFRAFEGRNDNLKFVHAVEVASLEEKCVPVMGAQKEDVAIELQYPSLQPREKFELVWGKDKIDAVEASIRIVRHVAETYLTEDEAEPFTNHNTGLIRRLEKASNRNIQDLAGFKAAIHEYNETLLGMVEDGIIAKNLDKMHELPRQFVAFILDQVYDRTVAPKVELLSKYENGTDYVYGELLHPFISKLLVEQTKMTSDQVFVDLGSGVGNVCLQAALEIGCESWGCEMMENACNLADAQIKEFEARCMLWGIKPGKSHLERGDFRKNTAIHEALKRADVVLVNNKAFTSQLNDDLVRMFLDLKLGCKIISLRSFVADFKSSHNINDVGSTILDVEECLYPEGFVSWTNAGGSYFISTRK from the exons ATGcctctcctcggcggcaagggcaacaagTTCAAGGTTGACCCGCCCAAGATCCGGATCGAAAAGGTTATTGTCGAACGTGCCCCGACCCCGAGCAAACCAAAGCCGAAATCTCGCCCCGGCCCGGCCTCCGCGGGAGCCTCGTCATCGCGCTCGTCTCCCGTTTACCGTCCGTCGCCTAAGCCTTCGGCTGTCCGCTACGCCAGTCATTCGCCTAATCCTTCATCATCTGACGAAAAGCGACTTGATCGGAAGCGCAAGACGGGCACTGTCTCCTCCACGACACGGTCCCCCGCGAGCGAGCGTATAACGTTTGACAAGGATAGCGACGCCGAGGATGATGGCTGGATGAATTTGGATACCCGCAAGAGGCAGCGAAGAGGCAATTCCGAGGATAAGCACCTGGATTCCAACCGCAAGCTTAGACACTTCCGGGCTTTTGAGGGACGCAACGACAATCTGAAATTTGTCCACGCCGTTGAGGTCGCTTCGCTGGAAGAGAAATGCGTGCCTGTCATGGGTGCGCAAAAGGAGGATGTTGCCATAGAGTTGCAGTATCCCAGTTTGCAGCCTAGAGAGAA GTTTGAGCTTGTCTGGGGCAAGGATAAAATAGACGCGGTTGAGGCTAGTATAAGAATCGTTCGCCATGTCGCCGAAACATATCTCACCGAAGATGAAGCTGAACCGTTCACTAACCACAATACGGGTCTTATTCGACGTTTGGAAAAGGCGTCAAATCGGAACATTCAAGACCTGGCTGGTTTCAAAGCTGCAATCCACGAATACAATGAGACTTTACTAGGAATGGTCGAGGATGGAATCATTGCAAAAAACCTTGATAAGATGCACGAACTACCACGACAATTTGTGGCTTTTATTCTGGATCAAGTCTATGATCGAACGGTTGCTCCCAAAGTCGAACTGCTGTCAAAGTACGAAAATGGCACCGATTATGTCTATGGAGAACTTCTGCACCCTTTCATATCAAAGCTTCTAGTTGAACAGACCAAGATGACGTCGGATCAAGTCTTTGTGGATTTGGGATCCGGGGTTGGGAATGTCTGCTTACAAGCTGCATTGGAAATCGGATGTGAAAGCTGGGGTTGCGAAATGATGGAAAACGCCTGCAATCTGGCCGATGCCCAGATCAAAGAGTTCGAGGCCAGATGTATGCTGTGGGGAATCAAGCCTGGCAAGTCTCACCTCGAGAGAGGCGACTTTCGCAAGAACACCGCCATACACGAGGCCCTGAAACGAGCCGATGTCGTTCTCGTCAACAACAAAGCCTTTACATCTCAGCTGAACGATGACTTGGTGCGCATGTTCTTGGATTTGAAATTAGGCTGCAAGATCATTTCGCTCAGGTCCTTCGTGGCTGACTTCAAGAGTAGCCACAACATCAATGACGTTGGTAGCACCATTCTTGATGTGGAAGAGTGTTTATACCCAGAGGGCTTTGTCAGTTGGACCAATGCTGGTGGATCATATTTCATCTCCACACGCAAGTAG
- the ATG16 gene encoding Autophagy-related protein 16, with product MPNWRDEYLSSLKDAELQNPVNMELVQTCSQMADRISALEAEKAALESRASNVNVGKLASGSKVGDASATDDPGVAQLRLDLAESLRSKGVTESRLRTAEEELSKLRTKLKDDSRSIRDLTTERATLTTRLKDREHEIREKRKLLEQVQDEMITLNLQMSVAEKERDKVKKENKELVDRWMKRMAQEAEAMNLANEPMFDK from the exons ATGCCGAACTGGAGAGACGAGTATCTCTCATCCCTCAAGGATGCCGAGCTTCAGAACCCTGTGAACATGGAGTTGGTTCAGACAT GTTCACAAATGGCCGATCGAATATCCGCGTTGGAGGCGGAAAAGGCAGCCTTGGAATCACGAGCCTCAAACGTAAATGTCGGTAAGCTGGCATCAGGATCAAAAGTTGGGGATGCTTCAGCCACAGACGATCCTGGCGTCGCTCAACTTCGTCTTGACCTTGCCGAGTCTCTTCGGTCCAAGGGAGTGACGGAAAGTCGGCTACGGACGGCAGAGGAAGAACTGTCCAAACTACGAACTAAGTTGAAGGATGATTCGCGGTCCATCAGAGATCTCACTACTGAGCGAGCCACCCTCACAACCAGGCTAAAGGATCGGGAGCATGAAATTCGAGAGAAACGAAAGTTGCTCGAG CAAGTACAGGATGAAATGATTACTTTGAATCTTCAAATGTCAGTGGccgagaaagaaagagacaaggtgaagaaggagaatAAGGAGCTCGTTGACCGATGGATGAAGCGTATGGCACAAGAGGCTGAGGCCATGAATCTTGCCAACGAACCGATGTTCGACAAATAG